From a single Candidatus Fusobacterium pullicola genomic region:
- a CDS encoding [citrate (pro-3S)-lyase] ligase produces the protein MNIDKVNPNNFVELEEITNFLKKFNLEFDKSVDYTVVARENQNIIATASKEKNIIKCFAISSEYQGLGIS, from the coding sequence TTGAATATAGATAAAGTTAATCCTAATAATTTTGTTGAACTTGAAGAAATTACTAACTTTTTAAAAAAATTTAATCTAGAATTTGATAAATCTGTCGATTATACTGTTGTTGCTAGAGAGAATCAAAATATTATAGCTACTGCTTCAAAGGAAAAAAATATTATAAAGTGTTTTGCTATCAGTAGTGAGTATCAGGGGCTGGGTATATCTA